A genomic region of Alicyclobacillus sp. SO9 contains the following coding sequences:
- a CDS encoding gamma-glutamyl-gamma-aminobutyrate hydrolase family protein, translating into MAPLIGITASRFQIPSKVSAPNLLGVSSVDDYARAVEAAGGIPVVIPYTAERRTLAALGSKLDGVILGGGEDPDPALYKQSPKAGLGTVIVERDELELQLVNDMVTHGKPIFGICRGIQLLNVAFGGSLWQDLRLHWPGKILHQQRGARNYLSHKLRIQEGSRVSAAMGGIRNWRCNSFHHQAVDKVAPELRAVAWDDEGLIEAVEHPEYPFVVGVQWHPENLWKEHKEAFGLFEAFVHAAAAAGGQSV; encoded by the coding sequence ACGGCATCGAGATTCCAGATTCCAAGTAAAGTATCGGCACCGAACCTGCTGGGTGTTTCCTCCGTAGACGATTATGCACGTGCAGTTGAGGCAGCAGGTGGTATTCCAGTTGTGATTCCTTATACGGCAGAACGCCGCACTCTTGCCGCATTGGGAAGCAAACTTGACGGCGTGATTCTCGGCGGAGGAGAAGACCCGGATCCGGCCTTGTATAAGCAGAGTCCCAAGGCAGGCCTTGGGACTGTGATTGTAGAGCGTGACGAATTGGAACTGCAATTAGTCAATGATATGGTGACCCACGGCAAGCCGATATTCGGGATCTGCAGGGGTATTCAATTGCTAAATGTCGCATTTGGCGGAAGTCTGTGGCAGGACCTGCGACTGCATTGGCCCGGCAAAATCCTTCATCAACAACGCGGCGCAAGGAACTATTTGAGCCACAAACTTCGGATTCAAGAGGGAAGTCGGGTCTCTGCGGCCATGGGTGGCATTCGCAACTGGCGCTGCAACTCGTTTCACCACCAGGCAGTGGATAAGGTAGCACCCGAGTTGAGAGCGGTCGCGTGGGATGATGAGGGCCTCATCGAAGCCGTTGAACACCCAGAATACCCTTTCGTAGTAGGCGTGCAGTGGCATCCGGAAAACTTATGGAAAGAGCACAAGGAAGCCTTCGGCTTGTTTGAAGCATTCGTTCATGCAGCCGCTGCGGCTGGAGGGCAATCGGTCTAG